A genomic region of Trifolium pratense cultivar HEN17-A07 linkage group LG3, ARS_RC_1.1, whole genome shotgun sequence contains the following coding sequences:
- the LOC123913341 gene encoding uncharacterized protein LOC123913341 has protein sequence MNFVEESINQSIIYLENAIDVWNELKERFSHGDFIRISELQIEIHALKQGNRSVSEFFTALKILWEELEAYLSTPICNCPRKCVCATGISNVKTQHDLLRKIRFLTGLNDNFDMVRSQILLMDPLPPINKVFSSILQHERQFVPHNAGLDVEDSKVLVNASDNRRSQGRGKGGFNGQSGPFKKKYCTYCGKDNHVIENCFKKHGFPPNFGRNNASANHFGTDDSMDNDDIKSLKASEPFTFTKSQYEHLVNLLQSHDGSSTQVNDASTSNSVNTFGHPKSGIPNLAYSCHNSIHTTWIIDSGASDHICSTLALFDDIDHHHDIVPIQVKMPNGTIAFAKKAGSVTLGLDFTIDDVLLVPDFSLNLLYVLEIVS, from the coding sequence ATGAATTTTGTGGAAGAATCCATCAATCAGAGCATCATTTACCTTGAGAACGCCATTGATGTTTGGAACGAGTTGAAAGAACGGTTTTCACATGGCGATTTCATTCGAATCTCTGAATTACAGATCGAGATTCATGCTCTCAAACAAGGTAACCGATCCGTTTCCGAATTCTTTACTGCTCTCAAAATCCTTTGGGAAGAATTAGAAGCTTATCTTTCCACACCTATATGCAATTGTCCAAGAAAATGCGTTTGTGCTACTGGAATTAGTAATGTAAAAACTCAACACGATTTGCTTCGAAAAATTCGTTTTCTTACTGGCTTGAATGACAATTTTGATATGGTTAGATCACAGATTTTACTCATGGATCCTTTACCCCCAATTAATAAAGTGTTTTCTTCGATCCTTCAACATGAGAGGCAATTTGTTCCTCACAATGCTGGTTTAGATGTTGAAGATTCCAAAGTTTTGGTAAATGCTTCTGATAATAGAAGATCCCAAGGCAGAGGAAAGGGTGGATTCAATGGTCAATCTGGACCATTCAAGAAGAAATATTGTACTTATTGTGGTAAAGACAACCATGTGATTGAAAATTGCTTCAAGAAGCATGGATTTCCCCCTAATTTTGGAAGAAATAATGCTTCAGCAAATCATTTTGGTACAGATGATTCGATGGACAATGATGATATTAAGAGTCTCAAAGCAAGTGAGCCATTCACTTTTACAAAATCTCAATATGAGCATCTTGTGAATTTACTTCAGTCACATGATGGTTCTTCTACTCAAGTAAATGATGCTTCCACTTCAAATTCGGTTAATACATTTGGGCATCCGAAGTCAGGTATACCCAATTTAGCTTATTCATGTCATAATTCCATTCACACAACATGGATTATTGATTCAGGAGCTAGTGACCATATTTGCTCCACTTTAGCACTATTTGATGATATTGATCATCATCATGACATTGTCCCGATTCAAGTGAAAATGCCAAATGGCACTATTGCATTTGCCAAGAAAGCTGGTAGTGTAACTTTAGGACTCGATTTTACCATTGATGATGTCCTTCTGGTTCCAGACTTTTCACTTAATTTGCTATATGTGTtggaaatcgtttcataa
- the LOC123917628 gene encoding F-box protein GID2, with product MKRPLSSAATSEDRKMKKVKETETDEKFEKIDGVCEKNRGLASFDENMLFEVLKHVDAKTLAMSSCVNKQWHKTGQDERLWELICTKQWANTGCGEQQLRSVVLALGGFRRLHSLYLLPLSKPQTSSSCSSSSSSSWGPISQQVIRSKPLPRLGKDEVHLSLSLLSIRYYEKMNFNNRNM from the coding sequence ATGAAGCGTCCACTTTCATCAGCAGCAACGAGTGAGGacagaaaaatgaaaaaggtgAAGGAGACAGAAACAGATgaaaagtttgaaaaaattgaTGGGGTTTGTGAGAAGAATCGTGGGTTAGCGAGTTTTGATGAAAACATGCTTTTTGAGGTTTTGAAACATGTTGATGCAAAAACATTAGCTATGTCTAGTTGTGTGAACAAACAATGGCACAAAACAGGACAAGATGAGAGACTTTGGGAATTGATCTGTACAAAACAATGGGCTAATACTGGTTGCGGTGAACAACAGTTACGATCTGTTGTTCTTGCTCTTGGTGGGTTTCGTCGTCTTCATTCTCTCTATCTTTTGCCACTTTCAAAGCCACAAACATCATCATCgtgttcttcatcttcctcgTCTTCATGGGGTCCAATATCACAACAAGTGATTAGGTCTAAACCATTACCTCGTTTGGGGAAAGACGAGGTTCATCTTTCTCTTTCACTTCTCTCTATTCGTTATTATGAGAAGATGAATTTCAATAACAGAAACATGTGA
- the LOC123916672 gene encoding protein MRG2-like translates to MKMANIIKTSSDVSDNSNNSSTSQTEIENLNSVCPYEEGEKVFAFHTACLYEAKVKHIEYKHKRWRFFLHYLGWKKSWDEWVVIDRLMKHTEENMQKKLDLDKKYGNEKNAKKPRASTKGSNVARGRKRKGDSLVKEKIVVVPDKLVNIQIPPTLRKQLVDDFEFITHLGKLVKLPRTPNVNDIFKTYFDYRLKKSGPIADSVEEIMKGLCCYFDKALPTMLLYNNERLQYQEACPNDIVPSDIYGAEHLLRLFVKLPEILFHANIEGDTLVELQAQILDFLRFLRKNQRAFFLSSYHVQENVENSSDKQFCNAHNIT, encoded by the exons ATGAAAATGGCAAATATCATCAAAACAAGCAGCGATGTTTCCGACAATTCCAACAACAGTAGTACTTCTCAAACCGAAATCGAAAACCTTAACTCTGTTTGCCCTTACGAAGAAGGAGAAAAAGTCTTCGCTTTTCACACTGCTTGTCTTTATGAAGCTAAG GTTAAGCATATTGAGTACAAGCATAAACGATGGAGATTCTTTCTTCATTATCTt GGTTGGAAGAAAAG TTGGGATGAATGGGTTGTTATTGATCGATTGATGAAACATACCGAGGAAAATATGCAGAAAAAACTTGATCTTGATAAGAAATATGGAAATGAGAAGAATGCCAAAAAACCGCGTGCGTCAACCAAGGGTTCTAATG TAGCGAGAGGCAGGAAACGAAAGGGTGATTCTCTGGTTAAG GAAAAGATTGTGGTTGTTCCTGATAAACTTGTCAACATTCAAATTCCACCAACACTGAGGAAGCAATTAGTTGATGATTTTGAGTTTATCACTCATCTTGGCAAG CTTGTTAAACTTCCTCGTACTCCTAACGTGAACGACATATTCAAGACTTATTTTGATTACAGATTGAAGAAAAGTGGACC GATAGCTGATTCggttgaagaaattatgaaagGACTGTGTTGTTACTTTGACAAAGCATTGCCAACGATGCTCTTGTACAATAATGAGCGTCTGCAGTATCAAGAAGCTTGTCCAAATGATATTGTTCCTTCTGATATATACGGTGCAGAACATTTGTTACGTCTCTTTG TTAAGCTGCCAGAGATATTGTTCCATGCTAACATTGAAGGCGATACATTGGTAGAACTCCAGGCTCAAATACTTGACTTTCTCAG GTTCTTGAGAAAAAATCAGCGCGcatttttcctttcttcttaTCATGTCCAGGAGAATGTTGAGAACAGCAGCGACAAACAATTTTGTAATGCACATAATATCACATAG
- the LOC123913340 gene encoding putative receptor protein kinase ZmPK1 has translation MHLIILSLLLFLKLSSTSAFDTMNQGSSLSVDESKDIIVSQNGMFCAGFYVVGENAYSFAIWFSEPNHQTKNLTLVWMANREQPVNGKGSKLHLLHNGNLILRDTDAFHVWSTNTVTLSSVHLILLNTGNLVLQGNGVTLWQSFDFPTDTLLPQQVFNRHSKLICSRSETNKSSGFYTLYFDNDNILRILYDGPEVSSIFWPDPWLTDWDAKRAGYNNSKVAVLDTLGNFSSSDDFNFMTSDYGDAMMQRRLRLDPDGNLRTYSRKQSGQNWYTSWQAKSRPCRIHGVCGVNSLCSYYSNSVKCACLPGYKMKNPQDWAYGCEPEFTLSCNKTASRFLIITNVELYGYDYGILTNYTLEQCKDLCLQLCNCKGIQFAYVKDGTGIPGTYSCYPKMQLRNAYRIPYFNADLHLKLPVNSTYTYTESMDDKYKLVCSSNLKTVTLATSYNKFREGRYIRFLLWFVGGMGGLEILCIFVMWFFFVRKKQKTSRTATRVYDMVGFRKFSYSELKRATKSFSQEIGRGAGGIVYKGVLLDQRIIAVKRVKEANQGEEEFLAEVSSIGRLNHMNLIELYGYCVERKHQMLVYEYLENGSLAEHIKSSRLDWGKRFEIALGTAKGLAYIHEECLEWILHCDVKPHNILLDSNYQPKVADFGLSKSRNRNDPKFSSFSKIRGTRGYMAPEWILNHSITSKVDVYSYGIVVLEMITGNSATKDVDVGTGQEKLGLVMWLREKRKESISWVKEIMDPNIEEGCDENEVETLAEVALQCVEEEKDKRPTMSHVVEVLQKISRKNDNQESISS, from the coding sequence ATGCATTTGATTATACTCTCTTTGCTTTTGTTTCTAAAACTTTCATCAACCTCGGCATTTGATACTATGAATCAAGGTTCATCCCTTTCAGTGGATGAATCGAAAGATATCATAGTATCACAAAACGGCATGTTTTGTGCCGGATTCTACGTTGTTGGTGAAAATGCATATTCCTTTGCCATTTGGTTTTCCGAACCAAACCACCAAACCAAAAACCTTACCTTAGTATGGATGGCAAACCGCGAACAACCAGTTAACGGAAAAGGCTCAAAACTTCACCTTCTCCACAACGGTAACCTTATCTTAAGAGATACCGACGCGTTTCATGTTTGGTCCACAAACACTGTCACGCTCTCTTCTGTTCATCTCATTCTTTTAAACACCGGGAACCTTGTTTTACAAGGTAATGGTGTTACCTTATGGCAAAGCTTTGATTTCCCTACAGATACCCTTCTACCGCAACAAGTTTTCAATAGACATTCAAAACTAATTTGTTCGAGAAGCGAAACAAACAAGTCATCTGGTTTTTACACGTTGTATTTTGACAACGACAATATTCTTCGTATTCTATACGACGGTCCTGAAGTATCGAGCATTTTTTGGCCGGATCCTTGGCTAACTGATTGGGATGCTAAAAGGGCTGGTTACAATAACAGCAAAGTCGCGGTTTTGGACACTCTTGGTAACTTTAGTTCATCAGATGATTTCAATTTCATGACATCTGATTATGGAGATGCAATGATGCAGAGAAGACTAAGACTTGATCCTGATGGAAACCTTCGCACTTATAGTCGAAAACAAAGTGGCCAAAATTGGTACACTTCATGGCAAGCCAAATCAAGACCTTGTAGAATTCATGGTGTTTGTGGTGTGAATAGTTTGTGTTCTTATTATAGTAACAGTGTGAAATGTGCATGTCTTCCAGGCTACAAAATGAAGAATCCTCAAGATTGGGCTTATGGATGTGAACCAGAATTCACTCTGTCATGCAACAAAACCGCGTCGCGGTTTCTAATTATAACCAATGTGGAGTTATATGGTTATGATTATGGAATCTTGACAAATTACACACTTGAACAGTGCAAAGATTTATGTTTGCAATTATGCAATTGCAAAGGCATTCAATTTGCCTATGTCAAAGACGGAACTGGTATACCCGGTACTTATTCATGTTACCCGAAGATGCAGCTGCGAAATGCATATCGAATACCGTATTTCAATGCTGATTTGCACTTGAAATTGCCAGTAAACAGTACATACACTTACACGGAGTCAATGGATGACAAGTACAAACTTGTTTGTTCATCGAATCTGAAAACAGTAACTCTTGCAACATCATACAACAAATTTCGCGAAGGAAGGTATATAAGATTTTTGCTCTGGTTTGTAGGTGGAATGGGAGGACTAGAAATCTTGTGCATATTTGTGATGTGGTTTTTCtttgtaagaaaaaaacaaaaaacttctAGAACAGCTACAAGAGTTTATGATATGGTTGGTTTTAGAAAATTCAGTTATTCTGAATTGAAAAGAGCAACAAAAAGTTTTAGTCAAGAGATTGGAAGAGGCGCGGGAGGTATTGTATACAAAGGTGTATTGTTGGATCAACGAATTATAGCGGTGAAGAGAGTCAAGGAAGCTAATCAAGGTGAAGAGGAGTTTCTCGCCGAAGTTAGTAGCATTGGAAGACTTAACCACATGAACTTGATTGAGTTGTATGGTTATTGTGTAGAGCGAAAACATCAAATGCTTGTGTATGAGTACTTGGAAAATGGTTCTTTAGCGGAACATATAAAGTCTAGTAGATTGGATTGGGGAAAAAGGTTTGAAATAGCTTTAGGTACCGCGAAAGGTTTGGCCTATATTCACGAGGAGTGTTTGGAGTGGATTTTGCATTGCGATGTAAAACCGCATAACATACTTTTGGATTCTAACTATCAACCAAAGGTGGCAGATTTTGGTTTGTCGAAATCGAGAAATAGGAATGATCCTAAATTCTCTAGTTTTTCAAAGATACGAGGAACAAGAGGTTACATGGCACCTGAGTGGATTTTGAATCATTCTATAACATCTAAAGTTGATGTTTATAGCTACGGAATAGTTGTGTTAGAAATGATAACCGGAAATAGTGCAACAAAAGATGTTGATGTGGGAACTGGACAAGAGAAGCTAGGTTTGGTTATGTGgttgagagagaaaagaaaggaaaGTATTTCATGGGTTAAAGAAATTATGGATCCCAACATTGAAGAAGGTTGTGATGAAAATGAAGTTGAAACTTTGGCTGAAGTGGCTTTACAATGTGTTGAAGAAGAGAAAGACAAGAGACCTACCATGAGTCATGTGGTAGAAGTGCTTCAGAAAATTAGCCGCAAAAATGATAATCAAGAATCAATAAGTAGTTAG